In the Luteitalea sp. genome, one interval contains:
- a CDS encoding polysaccharide biosynthesis protein: MRISMSSPDITQAEIDAVLDVLRGTHLSIGPRIRGFEEAVAALVGVRRAVGVASGTAGLHLCMLAADVRDGDIVITSPFSFVASANVALYERAIPVFVDVDARTGNIDAQLVAQAVSDLVGGGRAGDHWLPPSMRGSARPRGHVRVLLPVHAFGQPADMDPLLQTAQHVGLRVIEDACEAIGAEYKGRKVGSLGDAGVFAFYPNKQMTTGEGGMIVTRHAEWGPLFASLRNQGRDVFDGWLTHSRLGFNYRLDEMSAALGVAQLHRLDELLEKRARVAKWYSDRLGEHPLLELPAPVSTTTRMSWFVYVVRVPTTVDRDQLILDLERDGIPARPYFSPIHLQPFYRESFGYREGQYPITEDLGKRSLALPFSSVMTEQQVDEVCQALGHHLSASTT, encoded by the coding sequence ATGCGAATCTCCATGTCCTCGCCGGACATCACGCAGGCTGAGATCGATGCAGTCCTCGACGTGCTCCGAGGAACGCATCTCAGCATTGGTCCCCGAATTCGTGGGTTCGAGGAGGCAGTGGCGGCCCTGGTCGGTGTCCGCCGGGCAGTCGGCGTCGCGAGTGGCACGGCTGGGCTCCACTTGTGCATGCTTGCCGCGGACGTTCGAGATGGCGACATTGTCATCACCTCACCGTTCTCCTTCGTCGCGTCCGCAAATGTCGCTCTGTACGAGCGTGCGATTCCCGTGTTCGTGGACGTCGATGCGCGGACTGGTAATATCGACGCGCAGCTCGTCGCCCAGGCTGTCAGTGATCTGGTGGGCGGCGGACGCGCGGGGGACCACTGGCTCCCCCCGTCGATGCGGGGTAGCGCCCGTCCACGCGGCCACGTCAGGGTGTTGCTGCCTGTCCACGCCTTCGGCCAGCCGGCCGACATGGACCCCTTACTCCAGACGGCGCAGCACGTCGGTCTACGCGTCATCGAGGACGCGTGCGAAGCCATTGGCGCCGAATACAAGGGGCGCAAGGTGGGCAGCCTAGGCGACGCCGGGGTCTTTGCCTTCTATCCCAACAAGCAAATGACGACTGGTGAAGGCGGCATGATCGTCACGCGACACGCTGAGTGGGGACCACTCTTTGCCTCACTCCGCAATCAGGGTCGCGACGTGTTCGATGGCTGGCTCACCCATTCGCGGCTCGGATTCAACTACCGCCTGGACGAGATGAGCGCGGCGCTCGGTGTCGCGCAGCTGCATCGCCTCGACGAGCTCTTGGAGAAGCGGGCAAGGGTCGCCAAGTGGTACAGCGACCGTCTTGGCGAACACCCGCTCCTCGAGCTACCGGCGCCCGTCTCGACGACCACGCGTATGTCGTGGTTCGTCTATGTCGTTCGCGTCCCCACCACGGTCGATCGAGATCAGCTCATCCTTGACCTCGAACGCGACGGCATTCCTGCACGGCCGTACTTCTCCCCTATTCACCTTCAGCCGTTCTACCGGGAATCCTTTGGTTACCGGGAAGGACAGTACCCAATCACCGAAGACCTTGGCAAACGGTCATTGGCGCTGCCGTTTTCGAGTGTCATGACGGAACAACAGGTCGATGAAGTGTGTCAGGCCCTAGGACACCACCTGTCCGCCAGCACCACGTAG
- a CDS encoding glycosyltransferase — protein sequence MSAVDPHIVHILATAALESVPLELAGAMSRSDRARVSVVVVRPSATPPEVRNIVVQSRVGQLPTTLRRLRPDVVHVHHGVVAFLGALSARLVGVPLIVKTEHRDRYTYGLLRRVLNMATLVLCDVIICNSESTKRTFARLEQWLLRQPVLVIYNGVDIDRIDRAPRADAPWHGRWPNGIPVLGIVARLVPYKDHATLFRAIATLKARHVRVGCAVIGDGPLRHELAALVEQLQLNDAVTFVGRLPDRDAVYSALHCLDLFVIPSRSSEGFCNAAVEAMAANLPVIAARGGALPEVTGGCAVLVPVHDPVPLADAIERTLAERPTGQSGPTAGRQRACELYSLTAAVERHLSTYATYDRRRRLRRSYVTPAS from the coding sequence ATGTCCGCAGTCGACCCACATATCGTTCACATCCTCGCTACCGCCGCCCTCGAGTCGGTGCCGCTCGAGCTCGCCGGCGCCATGTCCCGGTCGGATCGAGCGAGGGTCAGTGTGGTCGTAGTCCGACCCAGCGCCACACCGCCGGAGGTGCGAAACATTGTCGTCCAGTCACGAGTCGGGCAGTTGCCGACGACGCTCCGGCGCCTACGGCCCGATGTCGTACACGTCCATCACGGAGTAGTAGCGTTCCTCGGCGCTCTCTCGGCCCGTCTTGTCGGTGTCCCGCTCATTGTGAAGACGGAGCACCGAGATCGCTATACGTATGGGTTGCTTCGACGTGTCCTGAACATGGCCACGCTGGTACTCTGTGATGTGATCATCTGCAATTCGGAATCCACCAAGAGGACATTTGCTCGGCTAGAACAGTGGCTACTTCGTCAACCGGTCCTCGTCATATACAACGGCGTCGACATCGATCGTATCGACAGAGCGCCACGCGCCGACGCGCCGTGGCATGGACGGTGGCCCAACGGTATTCCGGTCCTGGGAATCGTGGCCCGGCTCGTCCCCTATAAAGATCACGCCACGCTATTCCGGGCCATTGCCACCCTCAAGGCGCGTCACGTTCGCGTTGGCTGTGCCGTGATTGGTGATGGCCCGCTCCGGCACGAGCTCGCGGCGTTGGTGGAGCAACTGCAGCTCAACGACGCCGTCACGTTCGTGGGACGTCTGCCCGACCGGGATGCGGTGTATTCGGCGCTTCATTGCCTCGACCTGTTCGTCATACCCTCCCGCAGTTCAGAGGGATTCTGCAACGCCGCCGTTGAAGCGATGGCCGCCAATCTTCCCGTCATCGCGGCACGAGGCGGTGCCTTGCCGGAGGTAACCGGCGGCTGCGCAGTGCTGGTACCGGTTCATGATCCCGTCCCCCTGGCAGACGCGATTGAACGTACCCTCGCCGAACGACCCACTGGGCAATCCGGCCCAACTGCCGGTCGTCAGCGGGCTTGCGAGCTCTACAGTCTGACGGCGGCGGTCGAGCGACATCTCAGCACTTACGCCACGTATGACCGACGCAGACGCCTGCGTCGGTCATACGTCACGCCGGCGTCCTAA
- a CDS encoding SLC13 family permease, which yields MTWEAWFTLAVLVSTIVALVRDVAAPAAVVLGAIVVLLLVEVVTVDEAFAGFSNPAPLTVGALYVLARAIEKTGALQPLITAALGSGDGARVGLARLLIPAACASAFLNNTPIVAMLAPQVAAWASRRGQPVSRFLMPLSFAAILGGTVTVLGTSTNIVVSGLLQADGQAPLGIFEISPVGLPVACVGLVALLMLAPILLPDRRTASQQFEEDIREFAVSMNVAPGGPLHGRTVEQAGLRHLHGVFLVEVQREGEFIAPVSPDTTLHGGDRLMFVGRADLVADLQSTRGLVSTEQQHAAFVAGPNTSFFEAVVSEASPLAGKSLRESGFRARYQAAVLAIHRAGARVRAKLGDVVLKPGDTLLLLADAGFRSRWRDRNDFLLVSRLDGAPPPTTPRQAALVGAITVGIVLTAATGLFSIVQASLAGALALVAFRVMTPAEARSAVNIEVLVVIAAAFGLGAAVTTSGLAEVVAQLIVLTFDGWGTLGLLLAIAVTTVLFTEVITNNAAAVLMFPIAMATASRVGEEPRLFAIVVAIAASLSFLSPLGYQTNTMVYGPGGYRFGDYARLGLPLSLLVLVVLVTTSAVFWAK from the coding sequence ATGACCTGGGAAGCATGGTTCACTCTTGCGGTTCTCGTTTCGACAATCGTCGCGCTCGTCCGGGACGTCGCCGCGCCGGCCGCGGTGGTCTTGGGAGCCATAGTGGTGCTCTTACTGGTGGAGGTCGTCACTGTCGACGAGGCATTCGCTGGTTTCAGCAACCCGGCGCCGCTCACCGTAGGGGCGCTCTACGTGCTCGCCCGCGCGATCGAGAAGACGGGCGCCCTTCAGCCGCTCATCACGGCAGCTCTTGGAAGCGGGGACGGCGCTCGTGTCGGCTTGGCGCGGCTCCTCATCCCGGCAGCCTGCGCATCCGCCTTCTTGAACAACACGCCGATCGTCGCGATGCTGGCGCCGCAGGTGGCCGCATGGGCAAGCCGGCGGGGCCAACCAGTGTCCCGATTTCTCATGCCCTTGTCGTTTGCCGCGATTCTTGGCGGGACGGTCACGGTGCTCGGTACGTCCACCAACATTGTCGTGTCGGGGCTGCTGCAGGCCGATGGGCAGGCCCCGTTGGGGATCTTCGAGATCAGCCCGGTCGGCCTTCCGGTTGCCTGTGTGGGCCTTGTCGCGCTCCTCATGCTGGCGCCGATCCTCCTGCCTGACCGACGGACCGCCAGCCAGCAGTTCGAGGAAGATATCCGCGAGTTCGCGGTCAGCATGAACGTGGCCCCGGGCGGTCCGTTGCACGGCCGCACCGTCGAACAAGCGGGGCTTCGGCATCTGCACGGCGTCTTCCTCGTCGAGGTGCAACGAGAAGGTGAGTTCATCGCACCGGTGTCGCCGGATACGACCTTGCACGGCGGAGACCGGCTCATGTTCGTGGGACGGGCGGACCTCGTGGCCGACTTGCAGTCGACCAGGGGGCTGGTCTCGACCGAGCAGCAGCATGCGGCGTTCGTCGCCGGCCCGAACACGTCGTTCTTCGAAGCGGTCGTCAGCGAGGCCTCACCGCTGGCAGGGAAAAGCCTCAGAGAATCTGGGTTCCGTGCGCGTTACCAGGCTGCGGTCCTGGCGATCCATCGAGCCGGCGCGCGGGTACGCGCAAAGCTGGGCGACGTCGTGTTGAAGCCGGGGGACACACTGCTCCTGCTCGCCGATGCGGGATTTCGGAGTCGCTGGCGAGATCGCAATGATTTCCTGTTGGTCTCCAGACTGGACGGCGCTCCGCCACCGACCACGCCCCGACAGGCGGCGTTGGTCGGCGCCATTACGGTGGGCATCGTCCTCACGGCAGCCACGGGCCTGTTTTCCATCGTCCAGGCGTCCCTGGCTGGGGCTCTGGCGCTCGTGGCCTTTCGGGTCATGACGCCTGCCGAGGCCCGCAGCGCGGTGAACATCGAGGTGCTCGTCGTCATCGCCGCCGCCTTCGGTCTCGGCGCGGCTGTGACAACCTCCGGTCTCGCCGAGGTGGTCGCCCAGCTCATCGTCTTGACGTTCGACGGCTGGGGGACGCTGGGTCTCTTGCTCGCCATTGCCGTGACAACCGTGCTCTTCACGGAAGTCATTACCAACAACGCCGCCGCAGTTCTGATGTTTCCGATTGCGATGGCCACCGCGAGCCGCGTTGGAGAAGAGCCGCGCCTCTTCGCGATCGTGGTGGCCATTGCTGCTTCGCTGTCGTTCCTCTCTCCTCTCGGGTACCAGACGAACACGATGGTCTATGGGCCTGGTGGGTACCGGTTCGGCGACTACGCCCGTCTCGGCTTGCCGCTGAGCCTGCTCGTTCTTGTCGTGCTCGTGACGACCTCGGCTGTCTTCTGGGCCAAATAG
- a CDS encoding NAD-dependent epimerase/dehydratase family protein, whose amino-acid sequence MRAFVRAIHRPLSVLLHLSAIVFANYAAFWLRFDGAIPEAHYTNWIRFLPYLIAIRAFVFVPMRMFEGLWRYTSLWDLRNIILAVGSSSVLFYLLLHQVMEVTAYPRSVFVLDMLLLICMMTGMRLSRRIYRELQHTPKEHRVLIYGAGDAGELLVRDMRHDPAYPCEPVAFADDDPGKRGESIHGIPVLGGRDDLDEIIAAARPHEVVIAIPRADPRTIRTIVRALEPFKLPIKTLPRMRDIVDGRVQVSHIRSLVVEDLLSRAAVDLDTQRVQHLLHAKRVLVTGAGGSIGSELCRQIVAARPAQLVLLDRYENSLHAIHGELIGSGPSLQLTPAIADITDAHRLAHVFAEHRPQIVFHAAAHKHVPLMEDNPCEAVKNNVRGTRLVVESAVRWGVDRFVLISTDKAVNPSSVMGATKRVAELIVQSAQAGTTKRFVTVRFGNVLASNGSVVPHFLAQIKAGGPVTVTHPDMRRYFMLIPEAVQLVLHAAALEAGSIYVLDMGDQIRVADMARDLIRLAGFVPDEDIQIVFTGVRPGEKLEEELLGPDEVAEACEVDSIHRVRCGAGVASARLNGEVTLLERFALEDDTPGVLETLRLVVPSFTPRTDIAERAGGGVIA is encoded by the coding sequence ATGCGAGCCTTCGTACGCGCGATACACCGGCCGTTGTCGGTCCTGTTGCACCTCTCCGCGATCGTGTTCGCCAACTACGCCGCATTCTGGCTGAGGTTCGACGGCGCGATTCCCGAGGCGCACTACACCAACTGGATTCGCTTTCTCCCCTACTTGATCGCGATTCGCGCGTTCGTCTTCGTGCCGATGCGCATGTTCGAGGGGCTCTGGCGATATACGAGCCTATGGGATCTGCGGAATATCATTCTCGCTGTTGGATCGAGTAGCGTGCTCTTCTATCTCCTGCTGCACCAAGTGATGGAGGTCACGGCGTATCCCCGGTCCGTCTTCGTGCTCGACATGCTGCTGCTCATCTGCATGATGACCGGCATGCGCCTCAGCCGTCGGATCTATCGGGAGCTTCAACACACACCGAAGGAACATCGCGTGCTGATTTATGGCGCAGGTGATGCCGGTGAGCTGCTCGTCCGAGACATGCGGCATGATCCAGCCTACCCATGCGAGCCTGTCGCATTTGCGGATGATGATCCGGGCAAGCGTGGAGAGAGTATCCACGGCATCCCCGTGCTGGGCGGCCGTGACGATCTCGACGAGATTATTGCCGCCGCTCGTCCCCATGAGGTCGTGATCGCGATTCCACGCGCCGATCCACGCACGATTCGCACTATCGTGCGAGCGCTCGAGCCGTTCAAGCTGCCCATCAAAACACTCCCCCGCATGCGCGACATCGTCGACGGGCGCGTCCAAGTGAGTCATATCCGCAGTCTGGTGGTCGAAGATCTGCTCTCGCGTGCGGCCGTGGATCTGGATACCCAGCGTGTGCAACACCTCTTGCACGCCAAGCGCGTCCTGGTCACCGGGGCCGGTGGCTCCATAGGCTCGGAGCTGTGCCGCCAGATCGTGGCGGCCCGACCGGCGCAGCTCGTCCTGCTCGACCGTTACGAGAACAGCCTCCACGCAATCCACGGTGAGCTCATTGGGTCCGGACCGTCTCTACAGCTGACCCCGGCGATCGCAGACATCACCGACGCACACCGGCTGGCGCACGTGTTCGCGGAGCACCGGCCCCAGATTGTGTTCCACGCAGCGGCGCACAAGCACGTACCGCTGATGGAAGATAACCCGTGTGAGGCCGTCAAGAACAATGTGCGTGGCACCCGCTTGGTGGTGGAAAGCGCCGTGCGTTGGGGTGTAGACCGCTTCGTGTTGATCTCGACCGACAAGGCGGTCAACCCCAGCAGCGTGATGGGCGCCACCAAGCGCGTGGCTGAGCTGATTGTTCAATCCGCGCAAGCCGGTACCACGAAACGTTTCGTCACCGTTCGCTTCGGCAACGTTCTAGCCAGCAACGGCAGCGTGGTGCCCCACTTCTTGGCACAGATCAAGGCTGGTGGTCCGGTGACCGTGACGCATCCTGACATGCGGCGCTACTTCATGCTCATTCCGGAGGCCGTACAGCTTGTCCTTCACGCTGCCGCGCTGGAGGCCGGCTCGATTTACGTGTTGGACATGGGCGATCAGATCAGGGTGGCAGACATGGCGCGCGATCTCATTCGGCTCGCCGGGTTCGTACCCGACGAGGACATTCAGATCGTGTTCACAGGGGTTCGGCCCGGTGAGAAGCTCGAGGAAGAGCTGCTCGGCCCTGACGAGGTCGCGGAAGCATGTGAGGTCGATAGCATCCATCGCGTCCGGTGCGGCGCGGGTGTTGCGTCAGCGCGCTTGAATGGTGAAGTCACACTGCTGGAGCGATTCGCCCTGGAGGACGATACGCCAGGCGTTCTCGAGACGCTCCGCCTCGTCGTGCCATCCTTTACGCCGAGGACCGACATTGCAGAGCGCGCCGGCGGTGGGGTCATCGCATGA
- a CDS encoding diaminopimelate decarboxylase, producing MANAPAAAVQPDATVLAMVAASHGSPFYVADTGRLRANMSALLASFRSYYPRTSVGYSYKTNYLPAFIRLAHDLGAYSEVVSRVELDLAMALGIPGSKIIFNGPVKTAPDLELALHAGARVNIDSLAEARLVAEIARDARTDFSVGVRCNLGRLTPRSRFGVDLDAADGQAVVKTLDACPNVQIVGLHCHYSGDRSAPRYQDRMRQMAHLHASVLGGRPLDFLNIGGGFSSRMSHELAAQFPTPPSSFADYAASVGGQMAEAYGAEGPMLILEPGMGVLADTMTLVTRVQAVKRLQDRSLAVVDGSVFNVKPLRGSVNLPITVMPASSSSDASVAGMVDVVGHTCMEIDVLHTGYAGTIAEGDWVIVENVGAYSNVLNAPFIRGTPAIVELRGDEVRLLRRGSTLSDLLANYSVDA from the coding sequence TTGGCTAACGCGCCGGCCGCTGCCGTGCAACCTGACGCGACTGTGCTGGCCATGGTCGCGGCGAGCCATGGTTCGCCGTTCTACGTCGCAGATACGGGGCGCCTTCGCGCGAATATGTCTGCGCTTCTCGCATCATTCCGGAGCTACTACCCGAGGACCTCCGTCGGCTACTCGTACAAGACAAACTATCTGCCGGCGTTCATCCGCTTGGCACACGACCTCGGGGCGTACTCGGAGGTCGTATCACGGGTAGAGCTCGACCTCGCCATGGCCCTCGGTATCCCAGGGAGCAAAATCATCTTCAATGGGCCCGTGAAGACCGCTCCAGACTTGGAGTTGGCGCTCCACGCCGGCGCGCGTGTGAACATCGACTCGCTCGCCGAGGCACGCCTCGTAGCGGAGATCGCAAGAGACGCCAGAACCGATTTCTCGGTGGGCGTGCGCTGCAATCTCGGCCGGCTCACACCGCGTTCACGATTCGGCGTGGACCTGGACGCTGCCGACGGACAGGCCGTCGTGAAGACGCTGGACGCGTGTCCAAATGTGCAAATCGTTGGTCTCCATTGTCACTATTCGGGAGATCGGAGCGCTCCGCGATATCAGGACCGGATGCGGCAAATGGCTCACTTGCACGCCTCGGTATTGGGAGGACGTCCCCTCGACTTCCTGAATATCGGTGGCGGCTTCAGCAGCCGAATGAGCCATGAGCTCGCCGCTCAGTTCCCCACACCGCCGTCCAGCTTTGCTGACTACGCGGCATCCGTTGGCGGCCAAATGGCCGAGGCGTACGGTGCTGAAGGCCCCATGCTCATTCTCGAGCCCGGCATGGGCGTTCTCGCCGACACGATGACCCTGGTCACCCGTGTTCAGGCTGTCAAGCGCCTGCAAGACCGCAGTCTCGCCGTGGTCGACGGCTCGGTCTTCAACGTCAAGCCTCTACGTGGCAGTGTCAACCTTCCGATCACTGTCATGCCGGCATCCTCGAGCTCGGATGCAAGCGTTGCGGGCATGGTCGATGTCGTCGGGCATACCTGCATGGAGATCGACGTCCTCCATACGGGCTACGCAGGGACGATCGCCGAGGGCGACTGGGTGATCGTTGAGAACGTCGGCGCCTATAGCAATGTCTTGAATGCCCCTTTCATCCGAGGGACTCCGGCTATCGTGGAGCTTCGTGGCGACGAAGTCCGCCTCCTCCGTCGCGGCTCTACGCTGTCTGACTTGCTCGCAAACTATTCGGTGGACGCGTGA
- a CDS encoding ATP-grasp domain-containing protein, which translates to MNLLFSCIGKRGYIADFFRRHLAPGDRIIGTGNTRWTPGFRACDAAFLMPDIVDERYLPAMLELCEQEHVDAVLSFSDPDVYRLSRIRGQLEALRIVPFIPTAEVAEITYDKYRTFQFLSSNGIATPRTALTIAEARDFRFPLFVKPRCGSGSYQTSLARDDRELEAFFNYAPDMIIQEQAIGEEFDIEVCGDLDGSPLALCTWRKVQSRLGETEAAQTFRDPDVLDFGIRLARLLRVAGPMDVDLVRTHESLVVLEANTRFGGGYPVSHLAGADFPRILIDLVKGKRPELDLSFAANVVMMKRLDIIGGPQEPFFEQELRLVHEGVEKL; encoded by the coding sequence GTGAACCTCCTCTTTTCCTGTATCGGGAAGCGCGGCTACATCGCGGACTTCTTCCGGCGGCACCTCGCCCCAGGCGATCGGATCATTGGAACCGGGAACACGCGATGGACACCGGGCTTCCGCGCCTGCGATGCCGCCTTCTTGATGCCGGACATCGTCGATGAGCGCTATCTGCCGGCGATGCTCGAGCTCTGCGAGCAGGAGCACGTCGATGCCGTCCTTTCGTTCTCCGACCCTGATGTGTATCGACTCTCACGGATTCGCGGGCAGCTGGAAGCTCTGCGCATCGTGCCGTTCATCCCAACGGCGGAGGTCGCAGAGATCACCTACGACAAATACCGGACCTTCCAGTTCCTCTCGAGCAATGGCATCGCCACGCCGAGGACGGCGTTGACCATTGCGGAAGCACGAGACTTCAGGTTTCCGCTGTTCGTAAAACCTCGATGCGGGTCTGGAAGCTATCAGACGTCCCTCGCACGAGATGACCGTGAGCTGGAGGCATTCTTCAACTATGCGCCAGACATGATCATTCAAGAGCAAGCGATCGGCGAGGAGTTCGACATCGAAGTCTGTGGTGATCTCGACGGTTCTCCTTTGGCGCTGTGCACGTGGCGGAAGGTGCAATCACGCCTTGGTGAGACAGAGGCGGCTCAGACATTCCGCGATCCGGACGTGCTGGACTTCGGGATCCGATTGGCCCGCCTGTTACGTGTGGCTGGCCCCATGGACGTCGACCTGGTCCGCACACACGAGTCACTGGTTGTCCTCGAAGCCAATACAAGGTTCGGCGGCGGTTACCCCGTCTCGCATCTTGCGGGAGCCGACTTTCCTCGCATCTTGATCGACCTGGTCAAGGGCAAGCGCCCGGAGCTGGACCTGTCCTTCGCCGCAAATGTCGTCATGATGAAGCGACTGGACATCATCGGTGGCCCTCAGGAACCGTTCTTCGAGCAGGAGCTTCGATTGGTCCACGAAGGCGTGGAAAAGCTTTAG
- a CDS encoding lipopolysaccharide biosynthesis protein: MPPESARLSLRKNLGWMFVATVVYNGCQWGMIAALAKTGPPSMVGDYVFALAVCAPIVMFANLQLRKVQATDASAEYEFGDYFAVRLFTTLVALLVITAIAVGRHDGFRVDFVILLVGIAKALESFADLIYGSLQQHERMDRIAQSQIRKGPLLLIAMIVGVVLTGDLHWALLGVVVAHGITLAAFDIPAVLQFQTISLPGLRAAWRRPRRLLSLGWLSLPFGVATGLISLRSSMPRYFIQSYLGVHALGIYGGLAYLTVAGDTANRALVHSAIPRFAILYATRNLPEYFRLLGKAIVVYSLLGISGVVIAYLAGRPLLTLLYTPEYASHVNVLVCLAAAFAIHLLGQAFHTALTALRNFWIQLSMAILDASCLALFAYLLVPTWGLMGAAWSVLLTEILDLLLSSGFLVVCTAGERKRSRLRDSRLESTRHGHTSPESASVGVWVQASERRPLVEPDK, translated from the coding sequence ATGCCGCCAGAATCCGCGAGGCTGTCGCTCCGCAAGAACCTCGGGTGGATGTTCGTCGCCACCGTTGTCTATAACGGCTGTCAATGGGGAATGATCGCCGCGCTCGCCAAGACGGGCCCACCTTCCATGGTCGGCGACTACGTCTTCGCGCTCGCAGTCTGCGCGCCGATCGTCATGTTCGCCAATCTGCAGCTTCGCAAAGTTCAGGCCACCGACGCGTCGGCGGAGTACGAGTTCGGCGACTACTTTGCGGTGAGACTCTTCACCACGCTCGTGGCCCTGCTCGTCATCACAGCCATTGCCGTCGGCCGCCACGATGGGTTCCGAGTGGATTTCGTGATTCTGCTCGTTGGCATCGCCAAGGCATTGGAGTCTTTTGCCGACCTGATCTACGGCTCATTACAACAGCATGAACGCATGGACCGCATTGCGCAGTCGCAGATACGCAAAGGGCCATTGCTCCTGATTGCAATGATCGTTGGCGTCGTGCTTACCGGCGACCTCCATTGGGCCCTCCTTGGCGTTGTCGTCGCGCACGGCATTACTCTGGCCGCGTTCGACATCCCCGCTGTGCTCCAGTTCCAGACGATATCTCTCCCAGGACTCAGAGCAGCGTGGAGGCGGCCCAGGCGATTGCTGAGTCTAGGATGGCTGTCGCTTCCGTTTGGTGTCGCGACCGGGCTCATTTCACTACGATCGAGCATGCCTAGGTACTTCATCCAGTCCTATCTCGGCGTTCACGCCCTGGGCATCTACGGAGGGCTGGCCTATCTCACCGTCGCCGGTGACACGGCGAATCGGGCCCTCGTGCACTCCGCCATCCCGCGATTCGCAATCCTGTACGCCACACGGAACCTGCCGGAATATTTCCGCCTGCTCGGCAAAGCAATCGTCGTCTACAGTCTCCTTGGGATCAGCGGCGTCGTCATCGCCTATCTGGCAGGACGACCGTTGTTGACACTCCTCTATACGCCCGAATATGCCTCGCATGTCAACGTGCTGGTTTGTCTCGCCGCTGCCTTTGCCATCCACCTGCTTGGCCAGGCCTTTCACACGGCGTTGACCGCCCTCAGGAACTTTTGGATTCAGTTGTCAATGGCGATCTTGGACGCGAGCTGCCTGGCGCTCTTCGCATACCTGCTGGTCCCGACCTGGGGCCTCATGGGCGCTGCCTGGTCGGTGCTCTTGACGGAAATCCTCGATCTCCTGCTGTCCAGTGGATTCCTCGTCGTGTGTACCGCCGGTGAGCGCAAGAGGTCTCGGCTGCGGGACTCTCGTTTGGAATCGACGCGACATGGCCACACGTCACCGGAATCTGCGAGCGTAGGTGTGTGGGTACAGGCGAGCGAGCGCCGTCCACTCGTGGAGCCGGACAAATGA
- a CDS encoding sulfotransferase family protein, with protein MVKRTTEFAAHSQQEQTLHTLNRLLGHAEMEAVREQARTPQRPTVFIVGAPRSGTTLALQWLAASQRFAYPSNLLARFFGAPYMGSRIQQLLTDPAMDYRDELLAAGREDCEWVSDVGKTRGMLQPHEFSYYWRRFFPIDQARKLTDAELEASDAAGFAAGWASIEAVFDKPVAAKGILLQYNLVQLAEWLPLAIFIHTRREPFHNIRSLLNARERVYGTKTAWFSVRPPEFEWLQHEDPYTQVAGQVLFTNESISQELALLPTQRAIQVDYEAFCQHPGEVWSRLQASFEALGFELRGNYDGPPSFQCTNEALLSREEERRICGAYDRLASRRADQPSHDQIVRSAGL; from the coding sequence ATGGTCAAGCGAACGACCGAGTTCGCTGCACACTCGCAGCAGGAACAAACGCTTCACACGCTCAACCGGCTGTTGGGGCACGCCGAGATGGAGGCGGTTCGCGAACAGGCGCGCACACCTCAACGGCCCACGGTCTTCATCGTCGGCGCACCTCGGAGTGGAACGACGCTGGCGTTGCAGTGGCTCGCTGCGTCACAGCGCTTTGCCTACCCGAGTAACCTGCTCGCTCGATTCTTCGGCGCGCCATACATGGGCAGTCGGATCCAACAGCTCCTCACCGATCCGGCAATGGACTATCGCGACGAGCTGCTTGCCGCCGGCCGGGAAGATTGTGAGTGGGTCTCCGACGTGGGCAAGACACGGGGCATGCTGCAGCCGCACGAGTTCTCGTACTATTGGCGCCGTTTCTTTCCCATTGATCAAGCGAGGAAATTGACCGATGCAGAGCTGGAGGCGTCGGATGCCGCAGGTTTCGCCGCAGGCTGGGCGTCGATCGAAGCGGTCTTCGACAAGCCGGTGGCAGCCAAGGGGATTCTGCTGCAATACAATCTCGTACAGCTGGCGGAGTGGTTGCCCCTGGCAATTTTCATCCACACGCGACGCGAGCCCTTCCACAACATACGGTCCCTTTTGAATGCCCGCGAGAGGGTCTACGGGACAAAGACGGCGTGGTTTTCCGTTCGTCCCCCGGAATTCGAGTGGCTGCAGCACGAAGATCCCTACACGCAGGTCGCGGGTCAGGTGCTCTTCACGAACGAATCGATTTCACAGGAGCTCGCCCTTCTACCGACGCAAAGAGCTATACAGGTCGACTACGAGGCGTTTTGTCAACATCCCGGCGAAGTATGGTCGCGGCTTCAAGCGTCATTCGAGGCACTTGGCTTCGAGTTAAGAGGGAATTACGACGGGCCCCCGTCCTTTCAGTGCACGAACGAGGCATTGCTGAGCCGCGAGGAAGAGCGCCGAATCTGTGGGGCGTACGATCGGCTCGCTTCTCGCCGAGCCGATCAACCGAGCCACGATCAGATCGTGCGTAGCGCAGGCCTTTAG